The Streptomyces europaeiscabiei genome window below encodes:
- a CDS encoding alpha/beta hydrolase family esterase: protein MVAVLLVLIMGGTALAAGPAGSAPPAASGTAAASPRTAAATPGCGKAPTLTSGTHTIQSGGKNRSFILRIPDGYDRNRAYRLVFGFHWLGGTSTDVATGRTVETGTWAYYGLQRLANNSAVFVAPQGLNNGWANAGGEDVTLVDDILRRIEAGLCVDTTQRFALGFSYGAAMSYALACSRATVFRAVAVQSGGQLSGCSGGTQPIAYLGVHGLRDSVLGISGGRTMRDRFVRNNGCTAQNPPEPTQGSLTHRVTTYSGCSAGHPVAWAAFDEGHIAAPQDRAGGDSGSRTWLPGEVWKFFTQF from the coding sequence ATGGTCGCGGTGCTGCTCGTCCTGATCATGGGAGGCACGGCGCTGGCCGCCGGCCCCGCCGGAAGCGCCCCGCCCGCGGCATCCGGCACGGCTGCGGCGTCCCCACGCACCGCTGCCGCGACCCCCGGCTGCGGCAAGGCACCCACCCTGACGAGCGGTACACACACGATCCAGAGCGGCGGCAAGAATCGGAGCTTCATCCTGCGGATCCCGGACGGATACGACCGAAACCGCGCCTACCGGCTGGTCTTCGGGTTCCACTGGCTGGGCGGCACCTCCACCGACGTCGCCACGGGCCGCACCGTGGAAACGGGCACCTGGGCCTACTACGGGCTCCAGCGACTGGCGAACAACAGCGCCGTCTTCGTCGCGCCGCAAGGCCTCAACAACGGCTGGGCCAACGCCGGCGGAGAGGACGTCACCCTCGTGGACGACATCCTCAGGCGGATCGAGGCCGGCCTGTGTGTCGACACGACGCAGCGCTTCGCTCTGGGATTCAGCTACGGCGCCGCCATGTCGTACGCGCTCGCGTGTTCCCGGGCGACGGTCTTCCGCGCGGTGGCGGTGCAGAGCGGCGGGCAGCTCAGCGGATGCAGCGGCGGCACTCAGCCCATCGCCTACCTCGGGGTGCACGGTCTCAGGGACAGTGTCCTCGGCATCTCCGGCGGACGGACGATGCGGGACAGGTTCGTCAGGAACAACGGCTGCACCGCCCAGAACCCGCCCGAGCCGACACAGGGCAGCCTGACGCACCGGGTCACCACCTACTCGGGGTGCTCGGCCGGGCATCCGGTCGCCTGGGCCGCGTTCGACGAGGGGCACATCGCCGCTCCGCAGGACCGGGCCGGCGGTGACAGCGGCTCCAGGACCTGGCTGCCGGGAGAGGTGTGGAAGTTCTTCACGCAGTTTTAG
- a CDS encoding helix-turn-helix transcriptional regulator: MLDTSARLLRLLSLLQTPRAWPGSELAERLGVSGRTVRNDIDRLRELGYPVDATRGSAGGYRLGAGAAMPPLLLDDEEAVAATIALRTAAQGAVPGTEETSLRALAKLEQVLPSRLRRRVRALQTFTVAVPDDRPAPTVSADVLTTLVSACRDRERLRFDYLDHAGTPSRRLVEPYRAVNWGRRWYLVAWDVEREDWRTFRIDRIQPRTPTGPRFTPREPPGGDITAYVSLRVSSAAWRHHARVTVHAPATAVIERINPAVGTVQALDADTCVLTTGADTVQTLAAYLGMLDFDFDVTEPAELVDHIRRLADRYARSTPPGRQGEATLRAPRERASTSSTTGEPDGPTHSGAECR; the protein is encoded by the coding sequence ATGCTGGACACCTCCGCGCGGTTGCTGCGCCTGCTCTCCCTGCTGCAGACCCCGCGAGCCTGGCCCGGGTCCGAACTCGCCGAGCGCCTGGGGGTGAGCGGCCGCACCGTACGCAACGACATCGACCGACTGCGTGAACTCGGCTATCCCGTCGACGCCACCCGTGGATCCGCCGGCGGCTACCGGCTCGGCGCCGGGGCGGCGATGCCGCCGCTGCTCCTCGACGACGAGGAGGCCGTCGCGGCAACGATCGCGCTGCGCACCGCCGCGCAGGGCGCCGTTCCCGGCACCGAGGAGACCTCGTTGCGGGCGCTGGCCAAACTGGAGCAGGTACTGCCTTCGCGGCTGCGCCGACGGGTGCGGGCACTGCAGACGTTCACCGTGGCCGTGCCGGACGACCGGCCTGCCCCGACCGTCTCCGCGGACGTCCTCACCACCCTGGTGTCCGCCTGCCGTGACCGGGAACGACTGCGCTTCGACTACCTGGACCACGCAGGCACTCCCAGTCGGCGCCTCGTGGAGCCGTACCGGGCGGTGAACTGGGGCCGGCGTTGGTACCTGGTCGCGTGGGACGTCGAACGGGAGGACTGGCGGACCTTCAGGATCGACCGGATCCAGCCGCGGACCCCGACCGGACCGCGTTTCACCCCGCGCGAACCGCCCGGTGGCGACATCACCGCGTACGTCTCCCTGAGGGTGTCGAGCGCGGCATGGCGCCATCACGCGCGAGTGACCGTCCACGCGCCGGCGACGGCGGTGATCGAGCGGATCAATCCGGCGGTCGGCACGGTCCAGGCTCTCGACGCCGACACCTGCGTTCTGACCACCGGCGCCGACACCGTACAGACACTCGCTGCCTACTTGGGCATGCTCGACTTCGACTTCGACGTCACCGAACCCGCGGAACTCGTCGACCACATCCGTCGACTCGCGGACCGCTACGCCCGCTCGACACCACCGGGCCGCCAGGGCGAGGCCACCCTGCGGGCGCCCCGGGAACGGGCGTCAACCAGCTCGACCACTGGCGAACCGGACGGTCCGACACACTCGGGAGCCGAATGCCGGTGA
- the secD gene encoding protein translocase subunit SecD, which yields MTRALRIRGLLALAAVALSLYIAVTVPVHLGLDLRGGTQIVLETRPTATADADSEATDRTLEVLRGRIDALGVAEPTLARSGSNRIVVELPGVQDPAEAADVLGRTAQLTFHQVLSTTTSADNKDEPLPKRPRSQVLADETGRNLRLAAASLTGRNVKEAAARLDQQAGAGWHVTVDFKGAGRDGWARLTGQAACAPAGDPSRRIAIVLDDKIISSPQIDPSVACGSGISGGSTQITGSFSADEAKELALLINGGALPVPVESVEQRTIGPTLGARAITASAWVAAVGTALTALFVIAVYRIMGVLATVALACYGLISYAALAALGATLTLPGLAGFVLAIGMAVDANVLVFERAREEYASRHRPSPRSALTAGFRGAFSAIADSNITTLIAAGLLFFLASGPVRGFGVTLGIGVLASMFSALVVTRVLADHAASRRRLRRRPRLTGIAHTGTVRDRLTRTQPQLLRRPRRWLAASAAVLALAAAGIAVRGLDFGVEFTGGRLIEYTTATPVDPDRARTALADAGFPRAVVQTSGDTRLTVRTDQLTNAQAAAVTDTISTLTDHADKLRDEAIGPSLGKELRHGALIALVVALGAQLLYLAARFRWLFGTSAVAALAHDVVILIGIFAWLGKPVDGVFLAALLTVVGYSVNDSVVVFDRIRDLSRSDRTAPFAVLANRALLQTLPRTVNTGMGAAFILTALAVLGGDSLADFALALLIGVAVGTYSSMFTATPLAIELHERGH from the coding sequence TTGACCCGCGCCCTGCGCATCCGAGGGCTGCTCGCCCTCGCAGCTGTCGCCCTGTCGCTGTACATCGCCGTCACCGTCCCCGTCCACCTCGGACTCGATCTGCGCGGCGGCACGCAGATCGTGCTGGAAACCCGACCCACCGCCACCGCTGACGCCGACAGCGAAGCCACCGACCGCACCCTGGAGGTGCTGCGCGGCCGCATCGACGCACTGGGCGTCGCCGAACCCACCCTCGCGCGCTCCGGCAGCAACCGGATCGTCGTCGAACTTCCCGGAGTGCAGGATCCGGCCGAGGCAGCCGATGTCCTCGGCCGCACCGCCCAACTCACCTTCCACCAGGTCCTGTCCACGACGACCAGCGCCGACAACAAGGACGAACCGCTGCCGAAACGGCCGCGCTCACAGGTTCTGGCCGATGAGACCGGCCGGAACCTGCGCCTCGCGGCGGCCTCACTGACGGGTCGGAACGTCAAGGAAGCCGCCGCCCGGCTCGACCAGCAGGCCGGCGCCGGATGGCACGTGACCGTCGACTTCAAGGGGGCCGGCCGCGACGGCTGGGCCCGTCTGACCGGCCAGGCCGCCTGCGCCCCGGCGGGGGACCCGTCCCGACGGATCGCCATCGTCCTCGACGACAAGATCATCTCCTCGCCCCAGATCGACCCCTCGGTCGCCTGCGGTTCGGGCATCAGCGGTGGCTCCACACAGATCACCGGATCCTTCAGCGCCGACGAAGCCAAGGAACTGGCCCTGCTCATCAACGGCGGCGCCCTGCCCGTACCCGTGGAGAGCGTCGAGCAGCGCACCATCGGCCCCACCCTCGGAGCCCGAGCCATCACCGCCAGCGCCTGGGTCGCCGCGGTGGGCACCGCGCTGACCGCGCTGTTCGTCATCGCCGTCTACCGGATCATGGGCGTTCTGGCCACCGTGGCGCTGGCCTGCTACGGCCTGATCTCCTACGCCGCCCTGGCCGCCCTGGGCGCCACCCTCACCCTTCCCGGCCTCGCCGGGTTCGTCCTGGCGATCGGCATGGCGGTCGACGCCAACGTCCTGGTCTTCGAACGGGCCCGTGAGGAGTACGCCTCCCGCCACCGGCCCAGCCCGCGCTCGGCCCTGACCGCGGGATTCCGCGGCGCCTTCAGCGCGATCGCCGACTCCAACATCACCACCCTCATCGCCGCCGGCCTGCTGTTCTTCCTCGCCTCCGGACCCGTGCGCGGTTTCGGCGTCACTCTGGGGATCGGCGTCCTCGCCTCCATGTTCAGCGCCCTGGTCGTCACCCGTGTGCTCGCCGACCATGCCGCCTCGCGGCGCCGACTCCGCCGCCGCCCACGCCTGACGGGCATCGCTCACACCGGCACCGTCCGCGACCGCCTCACGCGCACTCAACCGCAGTTGCTGCGCCGGCCCCGGCGGTGGCTGGCCGCTTCCGCCGCGGTCCTGGCCCTGGCCGCGGCCGGGATCGCCGTGCGCGGTCTGGACTTCGGTGTCGAGTTCACCGGGGGCCGCCTCATCGAGTACACCACCGCCACCCCCGTCGACCCCGACCGGGCGCGCACCGCCCTCGCCGACGCCGGTTTCCCCCGAGCCGTCGTCCAGACCTCCGGGGACACCCGGCTCACCGTCCGCACCGACCAGCTGACCAACGCGCAAGCGGCCGCCGTCACCGACACCATCAGCACACTGACCGACCACGCCGACAAGCTCCGCGACGAAGCCATCGGCCCCAGCCTCGGCAAGGAGTTGCGCCACGGCGCACTCATCGCCCTCGTCGTCGCCCTCGGCGCCCAGCTGCTCTACCTCGCGGCCCGCTTCCGCTGGCTGTTCGGCACCTCCGCCGTCGCCGCCCTCGCCCACGACGTGGTGATCCTCATCGGGATCTTCGCCTGGCTGGGCAAGCCCGTGGACGGCGTATTTCTCGCCGCTCTGCTCACCGTCGTCGGCTACTCGGTCAACGACTCCGTCGTCGTCTTCGACCGGATCAGGGACCTGAGCCGCAGCGACCGCACGGCACCTTTCGCGGTCCTCGCCAACCGGGCTCTGCTGCAGACTCTGCCCCGCACCGTCAACACAGGCATGGGCGCCGCCTTCATCCTCACCGCCCTGGCCGTCCTCGGAGGCGACTCCCTCGCCGACTTCGCCCTCGCCCTGCTGATCGGCGTCGCCGTGGGCACCTATTCCTCCATGTTCACCGCCACCCCACTCGCCATCGAACTCCACGAACGCGGCCACTGA
- a CDS encoding epoxide hydrolase family protein: protein METSSSTDARIHPYRIDVPQDELDDLRDRLARTRWGGEIPGVGWSRGVPTDYLKALAAYWADGFDWRKAEAELNEFPQFTTDIDGQNIHFLHVRSQNPAAVPLLLLHDWPCSFVQFVEVVRPLAEDFHVVVTSTPGTGFSGPLGETGWNTGRIAGAFVELMDRLGYRTYGVQGTGGGAWLAAEMGRQAPDRVVGIHVNGLLTFPSGDPAEFEGLSGPEQERLARLENFQQDMMGFNAIQSTRPQTLAYGLHDSPVGQLAWIVEKFKEWTDAAAELPEDAVGRDRLLTNVSVYWFSGTAGSSANLYYETAHDATAWAPRARGTVPTGVAVALSTDIAVRRFAEREHNITHWSELERGGNFLALEQPEAFVTDVRAFFGALGT, encoded by the coding sequence ATGGAGACCAGCAGCAGCACCGACGCCCGGATCCACCCGTACCGCATCGACGTCCCGCAGGACGAGCTCGACGACCTGCGCGACCGGCTGGCCCGTACCCGCTGGGGCGGCGAGATCCCCGGCGTCGGCTGGAGCCGGGGTGTGCCGACCGACTACCTGAAGGCCCTGGCCGCGTACTGGGCCGACGGTTTCGACTGGCGCAAGGCGGAGGCGGAGCTCAATGAGTTTCCCCAGTTCACCACCGACATCGACGGGCAGAACATCCACTTCCTGCACGTCCGTTCGCAGAACCCGGCAGCCGTTCCGCTGCTTCTGCTGCACGACTGGCCGTGCTCGTTCGTGCAGTTCGTCGAGGTCGTCCGGCCGCTGGCGGAGGACTTCCACGTCGTCGTCACCTCCACCCCCGGCACCGGCTTCTCCGGTCCGCTCGGCGAGACCGGCTGGAACACGGGCCGCATCGCGGGCGCGTTCGTCGAGCTGATGGATCGGCTCGGTTACCGCACCTACGGTGTTCAGGGCACGGGCGGCGGTGCCTGGCTGGCCGCCGAGATGGGTCGGCAGGCACCCGACCGGGTCGTCGGCATCCATGTCAACGGTCTGCTCACCTTCCCCTCCGGGGACCCCGCCGAGTTCGAGGGGCTGAGCGGACCGGAGCAGGAGCGGCTGGCGCGGCTGGAGAACTTCCAGCAGGACATGATGGGCTTCAACGCCATCCAGTCCACCCGCCCGCAGACCCTCGCCTACGGTCTGCACGACTCACCGGTCGGCCAGCTCGCCTGGATCGTGGAGAAGTTCAAGGAGTGGACGGACGCCGCCGCCGAACTCCCCGAAGACGCCGTGGGCCGTGACCGCCTGCTGACGAACGTCAGCGTCTACTGGTTCAGCGGCACGGCCGGTTCGTCGGCCAACCTGTACTACGAGACGGCCCACGACGCGACCGCCTGGGCTCCGAGGGCACGCGGTACCGTCCCGACCGGTGTGGCCGTCGCCCTGAGCACCGACATCGCCGTCCGTCGATTCGCCGAGCGCGAGCACAACATCACCCACTGGAGCGAACTGGAGCGTGGGGGCAACTTCCTGGCGCTGGAGCAACCGGAGGCCTTCGTCACCGATGTCCGTGCCTTCTTCGGCGCGCTCGGCACCTGA
- a CDS encoding glycoside hydrolase family 43 protein, translated as MGRRRVLAAATGLVTSTSLPLAGASRSSAASGFVRGPALAEYTNPVVWQDFADIDVIRVGGTYYASASTMHYSPGAPVLRSYDLVNWEIAGHSVPTLDFGAKYDLNGGRGYVRGIWASSLAYRPSNGTFYWLGQIDFARTYIHTATAVEGPWSRLTTIGTPYYDAGLLVDSDDTLYVAYGNTTISVAQLSRDGRTQVRTQQVFSTPSSVGTLEGSRFYKINGQYYIFLTRPANGQYILKSSSGPFGPYTLRQVLLDLRGPIPGGGVPHQGGLVQTQSGAWYYLAFVDAYPGGRVPALAPITWTADGWPVVQLVNGAWSTSYPSPAVPTPPRRVSPMIGVDTFDGTALKPKWEWNHNPDNSKWSVGNGLTLRTATVTNDLYWARNTLTHRIQGPTSTATVELDFSAMRDGDRAGLALLRDSSAWIGVKRDGGVTRVVMVNGLAMDGNWNTTGTGTEVASVNVTGSRVRLRATADIRPGSARPGTFSYSVDGIDFTRLGPSFSMGNDWRFFMGYRFALFNHATQALGGTVRIPRFEVSTP; from the coding sequence ATGGGTCGTCGTCGAGTGCTGGCCGCAGCCACCGGTCTGGTGACGAGCACCTCCCTCCCCCTGGCGGGAGCGTCCCGAAGCTCCGCGGCCTCCGGTTTCGTCCGAGGCCCGGCACTCGCGGAGTACACCAACCCGGTCGTCTGGCAGGACTTCGCGGATATCGACGTGATCCGCGTAGGCGGCACCTATTACGCCTCGGCCTCCACGATGCACTACTCGCCGGGTGCCCCCGTCCTGCGCTCGTACGACCTGGTGAACTGGGAGATCGCCGGCCATTCGGTGCCGACCCTCGACTTCGGAGCCAAGTACGACCTCAACGGTGGCCGCGGCTACGTCCGGGGGATCTGGGCGTCGTCGCTGGCCTACCGCCCGAGCAACGGGACGTTCTACTGGCTCGGCCAGATCGACTTCGCCAGGACGTACATCCACACCGCCACCGCGGTCGAGGGACCGTGGAGCAGACTCACCACGATCGGCACGCCGTACTACGACGCCGGGTTGCTCGTCGACAGCGACGACACCCTGTACGTGGCGTACGGAAACACCACCATCAGCGTGGCCCAGCTCTCGCGCGACGGCCGCACCCAGGTCCGCACGCAGCAGGTGTTCAGCACCCCATCGAGTGTCGGCACCCTGGAGGGCTCCCGCTTCTACAAGATCAACGGGCAGTACTACATCTTCCTGACCCGTCCGGCCAACGGCCAGTACATCCTGAAGTCGTCGAGCGGCCCCTTCGGTCCGTACACACTGCGGCAGGTCCTGCTCGACCTGCGCGGGCCGATCCCCGGCGGTGGAGTCCCGCACCAGGGAGGACTGGTGCAGACGCAGAGCGGCGCCTGGTACTACCTGGCCTTCGTGGACGCGTACCCCGGCGGCCGGGTGCCTGCCCTGGCGCCGATCACCTGGACCGCGGACGGCTGGCCCGTCGTGCAACTCGTGAACGGCGCATGGAGCACCTCGTATCCCAGCCCGGCCGTGCCCACGCCACCCCGCCGGGTCTCCCCCATGATCGGTGTCGACACCTTCGACGGCACGGCCCTCAAGCCGAAGTGGGAGTGGAACCACAACCCGGACAACAGCAAATGGTCGGTCGGCAACGGACTGACCCTGCGGACGGCGACCGTCACCAACGACCTGTACTGGGCCCGCAACACGCTCACCCACCGCATCCAGGGTCCGACCTCCACGGCCACCGTCGAGCTCGACTTCTCGGCCATGCGGGACGGCGACCGGGCCGGACTCGCGCTGCTGCGTGACTCCTCGGCCTGGATCGGTGTCAAACGCGACGGTGGCGTGACGCGGGTGGTGATGGTCAACGGGCTGGCCATGGACGGCAACTGGAACACCACCGGCACCGGCACCGAGGTCGCGAGCGTGAACGTGACCGGCAGCCGCGTCCGGCTGCGCGCGACCGCGGACATCCGCCCCGGCTCGGCACGCCCGGGAACCTTCTCCTACAGCGTCGACGGCATCGACTTCACCCGCCTCGGCCCCTCCTTCTCCATGGGCAACGACTGGCGGTTCTTCATGGGCTACCGATTCGCCCTCTTCAACCACGCCACCCAGGCACTCGGCGGCACGGTCCGCATCCCGCGGTTCGAGGTGTCCACGCCCTGA
- a CDS encoding cellulose binding domain-containing protein — MTLTNTGVATIDGWSLAFTLPGGQTITSAWNADCSPASGRVTARNVSHNATIAPGASVDIGFQAAHTGDTASPNSYTLNGTTCAVTGSSAK, encoded by the coding sequence ATCACCCTCACCAACACCGGCGTTGCCACGATCGACGGCTGGTCCCTGGCCTTCACCCTGCCCGGCGGCCAGACCATCACTTCCGCCTGGAACGCCGACTGCTCGCCCGCGTCCGGCCGGGTGACGGCCAGGAACGTCTCCCACAACGCCACCATCGCTCCGGGCGCGTCCGTCGACATCGGCTTCCAGGCCGCCCACACCGGCGATACCGCCTCGCCGAACTCGTACACACTCAACGGCACGACCTGTGCCGTCACGGGGAGTTCGGCGAAGTGA
- a CDS encoding non-reducing end alpha-L-arabinofuranosidase family hydrolase, producing MNPLKRLGRRRASVLSLLAMAALVTPEAATAATDAADAVRASTLGAQAAQSGRYFGTAVAAGKLGDGTYTGILDREFNSVTAENEMKWDATERSRGSFTFGPADQIVNRATARGQRVRGHTLVWHSQLPSWVSSITDANTLRSVMNNHITTVANRYKGRIHSWDVVNEAFADGGSGQHRPSVFQNLLGNGFIEQAFRTARSADPAAKLCYNDYNIEDWNAAKTQGVYRMVRDFKARGVPIDCVGLQAHFGAGGPPASFRTTLSSFAALGVDVQITELDIAQAPTAAYANTVRACMNVSRCTGITVWGIRDSDSWRQGENPLLFDRNGNKKAAYQSTLTTMGGTAATKRADAQPADSRSPGAAAALPSRFSWSSSGTLISPKSDATHNIAGIKDPTVVQYNGKYHVFASTAGASGYNLVYLNFSDWSQAGSATHHYLDRSAIGAGYRAAPEVFYYAPQRLWYLVYQTGNASYSTNPDISNPNGWSAPRNFYSSMPDIIKQNIGNGHWVDMWVICDSANCYLFSSDDNGHLYRSRTTVGQFPNGFTNTVIAAQDSKYAMFEASNVYKVQGSDQYLLLVEAIGSDGRRYFRSWTTSNLAGSWTQLAASENNPFAKSNNVTFPSGSWTRDISHGEMIRAGYDQTLTIPACRLQYLYQGMNPNASGDYNTLPWRLGLLTQTNPTC from the coding sequence ATGAACCCGCTGAAACGGCTCGGCCGTCGCCGAGCCTCGGTGTTGTCCCTGCTGGCCATGGCCGCCCTGGTGACGCCAGAGGCCGCGACCGCCGCGACCGACGCGGCCGACGCCGTCCGGGCCTCCACACTCGGCGCGCAAGCCGCCCAGTCCGGACGGTACTTCGGGACAGCGGTGGCCGCCGGAAAGCTCGGTGACGGCACGTACACCGGCATCCTGGACCGCGAGTTCAACTCGGTCACAGCCGAGAACGAGATGAAGTGGGACGCCACCGAGCGATCCCGCGGCTCGTTCACCTTCGGCCCCGCCGACCAGATCGTGAACCGCGCGACGGCCCGCGGTCAGCGCGTGCGCGGCCACACGCTGGTGTGGCACTCCCAACTACCCAGTTGGGTCAGCTCCATCACGGACGCGAACACGCTGCGCAGCGTGATGAACAACCACATCACCACGGTGGCGAACCGCTACAAGGGCCGTATCCACTCCTGGGACGTGGTCAACGAGGCCTTCGCCGACGGCGGCAGCGGCCAGCACCGCCCCTCGGTGTTCCAGAACCTGCTGGGCAACGGCTTCATCGAACAGGCCTTCCGAACCGCGCGGTCGGCCGACCCGGCGGCCAAGCTCTGCTACAACGACTACAACATCGAGGACTGGAACGCCGCCAAGACCCAGGGCGTCTACCGCATGGTGCGCGACTTCAAGGCCCGCGGCGTGCCCATCGACTGCGTCGGCCTCCAGGCCCACTTCGGCGCCGGCGGTCCGCCCGCCAGCTTCCGGACGACGCTGTCGAGTTTCGCCGCCCTCGGCGTGGACGTACAGATCACCGAGCTGGACATCGCACAGGCACCGACGGCCGCGTACGCGAACACGGTCAGGGCCTGTATGAACGTGTCGCGCTGCACCGGCATCACCGTCTGGGGCATCCGCGACAGCGACTCCTGGCGCCAGGGGGAGAACCCCCTGCTGTTCGACCGCAACGGGAACAAGAAAGCGGCCTACCAGTCGACGCTCACCACGATGGGCGGCACCGCCGCGACGAAGCGGGCCGACGCCCAGCCGGCTGACTCCCGTTCGCCCGGGGCAGCCGCCGCGCTGCCCTCCCGCTTCTCCTGGAGCTCCAGCGGAACGCTGATCTCGCCGAAGTCGGACGCCACCCACAACATCGCCGGCATCAAGGATCCGACGGTCGTCCAGTACAACGGCAAGTACCACGTGTTCGCCAGCACCGCCGGCGCCTCCGGCTACAACCTGGTGTACCTGAACTTCAGTGACTGGTCCCAGGCCGGCTCGGCCACGCACCACTACCTGGACCGCAGCGCCATCGGAGCCGGCTACCGGGCCGCGCCTGAGGTCTTCTACTACGCGCCGCAACGCCTGTGGTACCTCGTGTACCAGACGGGCAACGCGTCCTACTCCACCAACCCCGACATCAGCAATCCGAACGGGTGGAGCGCACCGCGCAACTTCTACTCGTCGATGCCCGACATCATCAAGCAGAACATCGGCAACGGTCACTGGGTCGACATGTGGGTGATCTGCGACAGCGCCAACTGTTATCTGTTCTCCTCCGACGACAACGGGCATCTGTACCGGTCCCGGACGACGGTCGGCCAGTTCCCGAACGGCTTCACCAACACCGTCATCGCGGCCCAGGACTCCAAATACGCCATGTTCGAGGCGAGCAACGTGTACAAGGTGCAGGGCTCCGATCAGTATCTGCTCCTCGTCGAGGCCATAGGGTCGGACGGCCGCCGCTATTTCCGTTCTTGGACGACGAGCAACCTCGCGGGCTCCTGGACACAACTGGCCGCCTCCGAGAACAACCCCTTCGCCAAGTCGAACAACGTCACCTTCCCGTCCGGGTCCTGGACCAGGGACATCAGTCACGGCGAGATGATCCGTGCCGGCTACGACCAGACACTGACCATCCCCGCCTGCCGGCTCCAGTACCTCTACCAGGGCATGAACCCCAACGCGAGCGGTGACTACAACACCCTCCCGTGGCGGCTCGGTCTCCTCACCCAGACCAACCCGACCTGCTGA
- a CDS encoding RICIN domain-containing protein, with amino-acid sequence MEVAGLSRVDGGDVATWSDDDVPQQHWAVTPTGDGYHHLTNRLGGLSLTVDGGSTADGADIEQETYRQTHRQQCRSSPCGRSVLTRRSAGHRLPAASHVLITTGDPPGSPRPGLSPRRTPDTACRGRLSGMRSGGMLEAAPVTGEQRRAEPAAGTTSVHAHGQRARHNHTSG; translated from the coding sequence ATGGAAGTGGCCGGCCTCTCGCGCGTGGACGGCGGCGATGTGGCCACCTGGTCGGACGACGACGTACCCCAGCAGCACTGGGCCGTGACGCCCACCGGGGACGGCTACCACCACCTCACCAACCGGCTCGGCGGACTGTCACTCACCGTCGACGGTGGCTCCACCGCCGACGGTGCCGACATCGAGCAGGAGACGTACAGGCAGACGCACCGGCAGCAGTGCAGATCATCGCCGTGTGGCAGATCGGTGCTGACGCGCCGGTCCGCCGGGCACCGCCTGCCAGCGGCGTCCCACGTCTTGATCACGACTGGAGACCCACCCGGGTCACCCCGACCCGGGCTGTCTCCGCGGCGCACGCCCGACACCGCCTGCCGCGGCCGGTTGAGCGGGATGCGCAGCGGCGGGATGCTGGAGGCAGCGCCCGTGACGGGTGAGCAGCGCCGCGCTGAACCTGCGGCAGGAACGACGTCGGTACACGCCCATGGACAACGAGCCCGACACAACCACACGAGCGGGTAG